TAGATCTGGTACTCGGCTCGCCCCTCTATGGCATCGCGCACCTCCAGCGCGGCGTCGGCGACCCGGATCGAAGCGGCATGATAGTAGTTCCAGTAGGCATCGTGCTCGATGGCCTGGACCACTTGCAACTCCTCGGTGTCCACCCGGTCGCGCAGGAAGTTCAAGACGTCCACCGCGTCGCGGTCGAACATCGCCGAGGTGTCGGCATCGCTGCCTGGGCGCTCGCGGCGTGTCGCAGCGCCCAGCGCGTTCAGCACGCTCTTTCGGTATTGGACGTTGGCGTTGAGCGTGTACATGCGCTTGAGCAGCGCGATGGCCGCCGCGCGCATCTCGGTCACGCCGCCGACGGCGGTGATGCCTCCACGGCTGATGGTCATGCTGCTGTAGGTCCACGTGTGGCCCTCGATTGACGGCGACAAGACGTTGCGCAGCATCTTCAAGATGACATTGGCACGGTCGAAGAGCGGGCCATCCTCAAAGCTAGCGAAGTAGGCCACAAGCTCTGCCTGTGGTCTGGCGCCAAGGCCCCGCTCGCCATAGAAGAGGTTGAGGTCGAACTCGGCCAACGCTTCCAGCGCGCGTTCCGCCTTGCCGCGGACCTCCTCATAGTTCGAGCTGGACAGCTCCAGCAGGAAGTCCAGAAAGCGAGCGGTGTGTACGAAACGCACCGCGTGAGGCACATCGATCGCTTCGCGGATCAGTTGGTTGGCAGATCGGTATTTGCGCAATGACGCCGGAATCAACTCGCCGCCCTGCGTCAGCGCCCGGGTCGGAACCGACCGCACGAAATCCACCAGCATCGGCATCACACGTGCGTGGAACCGGGGCGCCAGCACCGCCAGAGTCTTGAGAGCGGCCGACAGGTCGTCGTAGTCCGTACTGTTCTGCAGAATACCTTCCACACGGTTCAGTTCGGCGGCCAGCCGCCGCTCCACGTCGTCGGCTCGGACGGGTACCAGATTTGCCAGTGCGGCGAGGCGCAGGTCGAGGTCCATGATCAGATCATTCCCATCAGCAGGTCCCGCACGATCTGGTCGGCGGCCGCGCGGCTGGCTAGTTCGGCGTTCGTCGGGATCAGGTGACTGCCTGTGTCGGTCAGGATGCCGGACAGAACCAGTGTCCTGGCCTCGTGCTCAGCGATGGCCCGCTCAATCCCAAGGCTCTCCAAAGTCGCGAAGAGTTTTTCCTTGCCCGGGTTGCCCAGCGCCTCGTTCATGCCGAAGACGATGACGTCCACGTTCTTGAACGCCTCGCCTCGGAGCTTCTCCAGCGGCGCCGGTTCCCTGCCGGCCGCGTCGGCCAGCTCGCCCGGCGCGGCGCCGCGGACGGGCACGACGGCCGTGGCTGCCTCGACCTCTGCGTCCAGCGCGTCGATGTCCTTGAAGACCTCGAACTCGACGCTCTTCAATGCCCACTCGAACCGCTCGTCGTCGACAAGCACGCAGTGGCGGCCAGGCCTCACCTTGACCTCAAGGGCCGCCTCCAAGATCCACGAGTCGGGAATGTGCTTGCGCTCGACGGTGCGATCCTCGGCCGGCTTGAACGGTGGTGCTCCGTGCATGTACCGCTCCACCGCTCGCGAGGCATGGTCGAAAGAGAACGTCAGCACTTCGACTCGATTGTCGGCCAGGTACTGATGGAACACGGAACGCGAGTTGCGGTCCACTTCGTCGCGTGTAGGGAATATGCATTCAGGCGCCGGTAGGCCTTCGAGGAGCATTGCCAGATGGTCGCGCTGCATCTGTCGCTGCGCCGCCTTTGCCTGCTCTGCGAGCTTGCTGTACTCGAAGAGCAGTCGCGTGCGCCGTTCTTCGATGACTATCTGCGGGATATAAAGCCTGAGGACTCCCTGCTGGACGCGCCGCAGAAGCCGCTCGAAGTTTCCGGTCTTGAAATGCGCCCGGCTCAGAATGCTGGTGTCGATGATGACGTGGAAGATGTCCATGGGCTAAGTTGCGCCGTCGGTTGTCCGCGCCGATAGGCCGGAATGAAGAAGCCTTCGCCCAGAAGGTCGCTGATACGCCTGATGGACAGTTGCGCCGCCATCGTTCCTCCTTCGTCCCTTTTTGCTGAGGCACGGACGACTGTACCCGCATCGAGGTCGAATTTTGCGCGGTGCTGCGGCGGACCCCTAGCAACTGATCGTGGTCAGCCGTCACGGTCCTTCCGGCCAAGCCAAAAGCCATAGATGGCGACGGCGATGACGAGCACCACCGCCTTGAGGATCAGCCATTCGAGCACGCTCATGTTGACGTTGACAGTACTCTAGGCCGGTCGATCCAGGGGCCCTTTGCGAGTTTTGTCAGCCGCTGGGCGCGTTCTTCCTCTAGGAGTTTTGGCAGTTAATGCAGTTGATTAAAAAACAATAATAACTATTTGATTTTGCAAGAAATATTCACCTGGAAGCTCACCTTTTGCCTTCACCAAGCCAGCGGCATGGTGCCGATCAAGGTGAAGGACGAGGTGAAGGCAAGGTGAACACTCGGGCACCGCTAGCAGCACGTGCTATCGCGCGTTTGAGCGCCTTGTCGCCGGTCTGGCCGCGCCCGGACTTCGGCCTCACAATGCCCTCCCATGAAACGCGACTGGGACACCATCCGCTCCGTCCTCGAAGAGATTGAGGGCTTGGGCGAGCAGCAATTCCAGGGAGCTCAATACGCCTACGGCCAAGATACGCCGCCCGACGAGACCGAGAGGGTGCGGCACTTGCTCCTGCTGCGCGATGCTGGCTTCATCCAGGGCGTCCGCTTCGACTCCCTGGGCGGGCCGGGCATTGCATGTCCCGAGTTGACTTGGGAGGGGCACGAGCTTCTGGACATCATCCGATCCAAGACGGTCTGGACCAAGGTCAAGTCGATGGCCAAGGACAAGGGGCTGGAGCTGTCGCTGGATGCCGTGAAGGCCCTGGGCAAGGTGGCGCTTGACCAGGTGATCGGCGGGATCGCGTAGCAGATGCCAGTCTCCTTGCCCGTCAATCCTGCCATCGTCGCCGCCATCCCGAACCCGCCAGGGTGGTGCCTGTTCTGACAGTGGTCCTGGGAACTGACTTGCATGCCTCGCAGCGAGTGGGCCGCCTGGGTCCAGGCCGTCGACGCCATCGTTGCCCTCTACGTCGCCATCAAGGCGCCCCAGTGGCTGGCCGCACGTGAACGCAGGGGTGTTCGACCCGGGTACTTCGCCGTGATCGGCCTCGACCTGCGCACCGGCCGCGATCTGGCTCAGACCTACCTCAGGGGTCGAGTGAAGTCCCCCGGCTACCGGGTACCGGGTGCCCTTGCACGGCCTCGCCACGGCCCTCCCGACGCTGGTGGCCGACGAGACCCTGGACACCACGCAGATCGCCGCGCTCTCCGACTGGTACATGGACGCCACCAGCTTCAACGATTGCCTGGACCTCACGGCGGGGCTGCGACGCGACAAGGGCGATTGGAAGGGCGAGGTCAGCCGCAACATGCTCAAGGCCGAGCACCTGATCGCAGGCACCGACCCACGCCGACCAGCCCGGTACGACGACGCCATGCTCGTCCTTCGTCAACACATGACCACCGCCCTCCGGTAGTGTGTGAGCGCGGTGGTGGTGTGCTCTCGATAGCGGGATGGGTGGTGCGGGTCTGGGCTGCATGGTGCATGGTGCATGGTGCATGGTGCTTGGGCGCCGCGCGAGTCCAGGGCGCGGGCGGCGGCGCTGTGCGAGCCGTTTTCGTCGGGGTGGTCGATGGGGGGGGCAGCCCCTCTGTGACGAGGGGGCTACGGGGGCGCGGGCCGGTGCTCGACGCGCGTTCTGCCGCTTGAGAGGGAAGCCTCCGGAGCGCCGCGGCGGGTGCCCGAAGGCGAGGTACTACCGCGCTGCATGACCACGCCTTCTACAAGGCGGACTCCAAGTGAGGCGCGACCGGCCTCGCATCGCCAGCCGAGAAGGCAGGAGCAATACATGGGGATCCAATGCCTGAGGAGATGGCTTATCTAGATGGTGTCCGTGGGGCGGTACAGGGAGGAGGAAAAAAACGACCATGACAGTACCGTGGGGCGGTACAGCGGCGGTGTCCTCTGCACCGTGAGGCGGTACTACGGCGAGGCCTTCTGTACCGTGGGGCGGTCTAAGACTCGCGTTTTCGCGACGATGGCCGGCTTGTACGCGCTGCGGACGAAACCCGCGGCCGCTCCCGCGTCGTATCCGTTGAGCTTATCGAGACCGTACCAAGTTACCGCGAACCACGAGGCCTTGTTCGGCCGGTGCCCCTGCACGGTCTGGTAGAGCAGGCCTGCGTGGAGCAACTCGTTCCTGGCTTTGACCAGCATGTCGACGGATTTCCATCCGAGCTTGAGCATGTGCGCCCGGGAGCAGAGCAGCATCCCGTTGTTG
The Variovorax sp. OAS795 genome window above contains:
- a CDS encoding DUF2513 domain-containing protein — encoded protein: MKRDWDTIRSVLEEIEGLGEQQFQGAQYAYGQDTPPDETERVRHLLLLRDAGFIQGVRFDSLGGPGIACPELTWEGHELLDIIRSKTVWTKVKSMAKDKGLELSLDAVKALGKVALDQVIGGIA
- a CDS encoding PIN domain-containing protein — translated: MDIFHVIIDTSILSRAHFKTGNFERLLRRVQQGVLRLYIPQIVIEERRTRLLFEYSKLAEQAKAAQRQMQRDHLAMLLEGLPAPECIFPTRDEVDRNSRSVFHQYLADNRVEVLTFSFDHASRAVERYMHGAPPFKPAEDRTVERKHIPDSWILEAALEVKVRPGRHCVLVDDERFEWALKSVEFEVFKDIDALDAEVEAATAVVPVRGAAPGELADAAGREPAPLEKLRGEAFKNVDVIVFGMNEALGNPGKEKLFATLESLGIERAIAEHEARTLVLSGILTDTGSHLIPTNAELASRAAADQIVRDLLMGMI